The proteins below come from a single Gimesia alba genomic window:
- a CDS encoding PSD1 and planctomycete cytochrome C domain-containing protein translates to MIDHHRSQIQRFLLALAALFSLPSALSAAEPAKPPANQIEFFELHIRPVLIEQCADCHTGDADAENSLAVNSRSAFIKGGEFGPAIIPGKPQESLLYQSIQRTHKALKMPPDEDDKLSAKTIQHFKQWIEWGAPWPAEKVKPLTTSQAKKTKPLTTSHWCFLPRQSVAPPEVNNQEWADSPIDRFIYQRLEKEIITPAPLASRRTLIRRATFDLTGLPPTPEEVTDFLNDPDTDLNAFSKVVDRLLASTPYGERWGRHWLDVARYADTQGDVGDFPIPDAYLYRNWVIDAFNADLPYDQFLQAQLAGDILAKQEDDPERARQLKIATGFIALSRRFGNTRYEDQHLTIDDTIDTIGRGIMGVTLKCARCHDHKFDPMLATDYYGLYGIFESTLYPTMGASNEPSPTQLVAAENDPDSQQKINEYWDLLSYYQHQIRNHFRPWLKPTLEEYKQVAAKIKQAKKNGQPTDKLEARRQKLLASHKGKFRELMIHGLPWLKKEKARLVKQPPAEMLYAVIDGKPHHAKLHRRGNPETPGDVVPRQFISVISKTKPDLDQKRSGREELANWITAAEHPLTARVMVNRLWYHHFGQGLVKTVDNFGVLGAAPSHPELLDYLANQLIEQQWSLKALHRQMMLSRVYRLDSNDIKDNSQRDPENVYLWKYARRRLDAESIRDAMLFVSGELDREPGGPHPFIPWHKKGYSLNGPFHQVYPSQKRSVYLMTQRLFKHPFLGLFNGPDTNETTGTRNSSNLPTQALYLMNSPFLPKRAEAFGERILQSNTTEEKQIQTAFQLALSRNPTPEEQADFLQTLHAYRAQILKEQSQNSATANQAAWTGLAKVMLTSNEFFFID, encoded by the coding sequence ATGATCGATCATCATCGAAGTCAAATTCAACGTTTCCTCTTGGCATTGGCGGCACTCTTCAGCCTGCCAAGCGCGCTCTCTGCAGCCGAACCAGCGAAGCCCCCCGCCAATCAGATCGAATTTTTTGAGTTGCATATTCGACCTGTGCTGATTGAACAATGCGCCGACTGTCATACCGGCGACGCCGACGCGGAAAACAGTCTCGCCGTCAATTCCCGATCGGCGTTCATCAAAGGGGGCGAATTCGGGCCAGCCATCATCCCCGGTAAACCTCAAGAAAGTCTCTTGTATCAATCCATCCAACGCACGCACAAAGCACTCAAAATGCCCCCTGATGAGGATGATAAACTGAGTGCAAAAACGATCCAGCATTTCAAACAATGGATCGAATGGGGCGCTCCCTGGCCTGCGGAAAAGGTCAAACCATTGACCACATCTCAGGCGAAGAAAACCAAGCCGCTGACCACATCGCACTGGTGTTTTCTGCCGCGTCAGTCGGTTGCGCCGCCAGAAGTCAACAATCAAGAGTGGGCCGATTCGCCCATCGATCGCTTTATTTATCAGCGGCTGGAAAAAGAAATAATCACGCCCGCCCCCCTGGCGTCCCGGCGCACTCTCATCCGGCGGGCTACCTTCGACCTGACCGGCCTGCCCCCGACTCCAGAGGAAGTAACCGATTTTCTTAACGATCCCGACACCGATCTGAATGCATTTTCCAAAGTCGTCGATCGCCTGTTGGCATCCACCCCCTACGGAGAACGCTGGGGCCGTCACTGGCTGGATGTCGCACGCTACGCCGACACCCAGGGCGATGTCGGAGACTTTCCGATACCGGATGCCTATCTCTACCGTAACTGGGTGATCGATGCATTCAACGCCGATCTGCCTTACGACCAGTTTCTGCAGGCACAGTTGGCCGGCGATATTCTGGCGAAACAGGAAGACGATCCAGAGCGTGCCCGGCAGCTCAAAATTGCGACCGGCTTCATCGCCCTCTCCCGCCGGTTCGGGAATACGCGGTATGAAGACCAGCACCTGACCATTGACGACACGATCGACACCATTGGCCGCGGCATCATGGGCGTCACTCTCAAATGTGCCCGCTGTCACGATCATAAATTCGATCCGATGCTCGCCACCGATTATTACGGCTTGTACGGCATCTTTGAAAGCACACTCTACCCGACCATGGGCGCGTCCAACGAGCCCTCCCCCACACAACTCGTCGCCGCGGAAAATGATCCGGATTCACAACAGAAAATTAACGAATACTGGGATCTGCTCAGCTATTATCAACATCAGATTCGAAATCACTTCCGCCCCTGGCTTAAACCGACGCTTGAAGAATACAAACAGGTGGCGGCGAAAATCAAACAGGCAAAGAAAAACGGGCAACCGACCGACAAACTCGAAGCGCGGCGGCAGAAGCTCCTCGCCTCGCATAAAGGGAAATTCCGCGAACTGATGATCCATGGCTTACCCTGGTTGAAAAAAGAAAAAGCCAGACTCGTCAAACAGCCCCCGGCAGAGATGTTGTATGCCGTCATCGACGGGAAACCGCACCATGCGAAACTGCATCGCCGCGGGAATCCGGAGACTCCCGGCGATGTTGTCCCCCGCCAGTTCATCAGCGTGATCTCCAAAACCAAACCCGATTTAGATCAGAAACGATCCGGGCGCGAAGAACTCGCCAACTGGATTACCGCAGCCGAGCATCCGTTAACGGCCCGCGTGATGGTCAACCGACTCTGGTATCACCACTTTGGCCAAGGTCTGGTCAAAACGGTCGATAACTTTGGCGTCTTGGGAGCTGCCCCTTCGCATCCCGAACTACTCGATTATTTGGCCAATCAACTGATCGAACAACAATGGTCGCTCAAGGCGCTGCACCGCCAGATGATGCTCAGCCGCGTGTACCGACTGGACAGCAATGACATCAAAGACAACAGCCAGCGCGATCCGGAAAATGTTTATCTCTGGAAATATGCCCGCCGACGACTCGATGCGGAATCGATCCGCGATGCGATGCTGTTTGTTTCCGGCGAACTCGATCGTGAACCGGGCGGGCCGCATCCTTTCATTCCCTGGCATAAAAAAGGCTACAGTCTGAACGGCCCCTTTCATCAGGTCTACCCGTCCCAAAAACGGAGCGTGTATCTGATGACGCAACGCCTGTTTAAACACCCGTTCCTCGGCCTGTTTAACGGACCGGACACGAACGAAACGACGGGAACACGTAACAGTTCGAATCTTCCGACACAGGCTTTGTACCTAATGAATTCACCCTTTCTCCCCAAGCGCGCAGAGGCATTCGGAGAACGAATTTTACAATCGAACACAACAGAAGAAAAACAGATCCAGACCGCGTTTCAACTTGCCTTGTCTCGCAATCCGACACCGGAAGAACAGGCTGATTTTTTACAAACTCTGCACGCATACCGTGCGCAGATTCTGAAAGAACAATCGCAGAATTCTGCGACAGCAAACCAGGCAGCCTGGACAGGGCTCGCCAAAGTAATGCTGACGAGTAACGAATTCTTTTTCATCGACTGA
- a CDS encoding sugar phosphate isomerase/epimerase family protein: protein MKPLTRRQFLYSTSAAAICLAGVNSVQAGKPAKPQLTLGFSLYGMPHMKTEQALQVVADVGYDSVELCLMDAWDATPLKLNPRRRTEVSKKLNATGLKLTSLMEHCDLTGSKASQQKVLERLKRAAELGHALKPEQPPLIETTAGSGKWDERKNEMRDNLKEWAKVAASTKTVIAVKPHRGGVVDRPEQGVWLVEQIDSPWIRLNYDYSHFTHRDISLEDSMRIMMPFTSFIQIKDTVLKDNKARFVLPGESGDIDYVQLLKLAVKDGYRGDICCEVSGMVFKQKGYDPVAAAKTCYQNIAPAFQQAGIARG, encoded by the coding sequence ATGAAGCCGCTCACACGTCGCCAGTTTCTTTATTCCACCAGTGCCGCCGCCATCTGTCTGGCGGGCGTCAACAGCGTACAGGCAGGAAAACCAGCCAAGCCCCAATTAACACTCGGCTTCAGCCTGTACGGCATGCCGCATATGAAAACCGAACAGGCGCTGCAGGTTGTCGCAGACGTCGGATACGATTCTGTCGAACTCTGTCTGATGGATGCCTGGGATGCGACGCCGCTCAAGCTCAATCCCCGGCGGCGTACCGAGGTCTCGAAAAAACTGAATGCCACCGGCTTGAAACTGACCTCACTCATGGAACACTGCGACCTGACCGGCTCGAAAGCGAGCCAGCAGAAAGTCCTCGAACGACTGAAGCGGGCTGCCGAACTGGGACACGCCTTGAAACCGGAACAACCACCGTTGATTGAAACCACGGCCGGCAGCGGAAAATGGGATGAGCGTAAAAATGAAATGCGCGATAACCTCAAAGAGTGGGCCAAGGTCGCCGCGAGCACAAAAACGGTGATCGCTGTCAAACCGCATCGGGGCGGCGTCGTTGATCGTCCCGAGCAAGGCGTCTGGCTGGTCGAGCAGATCGACAGTCCCTGGATTCGCCTGAACTATGATTACAGTCACTTTACTCACCGGGACATTTCCCTGGAAGATTCGATGCGAATCATGATGCCCTTCACCAGTTTCATTCAGATCAAAGATACGGTCCTGAAAGACAACAAAGCCCGCTTTGTGCTCCCCGGCGAAAGTGGCGACATCGACTATGTCCAGTTACTCAAACTGGCGGTCAAAGACGGCTACCGAGGCGACATCTGCTGTGAAGTCAGTGGCATGGTTTTCAAACAGAAAGGCTACGATCCCGTCGCAGCCGCCAAAACCTGTTATCAAAATATCGCCCCCGCCTTTCAGCAGGCAGGAATCGCACGCGGCTAA
- a CDS encoding LacI family DNA-binding transcriptional regulator yields the protein MSKTAELVTVKTVAKAADCAVSTVSRALRDDPSISEAAKQRIRQVAASLDYRPLRKRRPKNEISQSTASILRGKQLLVLSLGLDRSLISLPVVSSAISGVEDAFSELGVRFQVAHIPDLQAVPAHLDFDQIDGLFLIGALQGKMLIESNSTLLNRLSQIPSVWLLGRPEGCWGDCVGANDVLLGAKAADFLADHGHHNVAFLSPKPDHLIMQNRETGFVSQAVRRGLNVQRFVDPPSKGWTLPVKPPLSTEAVQHLVDQLLKAKTRPTALFAGADSVAAVVYGSLARRGIKVGEEISVISGNNDHAFITGLYPQLTTFDIHAHNIGRLAVRQLETRLTMGNTIANVDLTLEPHLTPGESVRHLNS from the coding sequence GTGAGCAAAACTGCCGAACTCGTCACAGTCAAAACCGTCGCCAAAGCCGCCGACTGTGCTGTCAGTACTGTGAGCCGTGCCTTGCGAGACGACCCGAGTATCAGTGAAGCGGCCAAACAACGCATTCGACAAGTCGCCGCCTCGCTGGACTACCGCCCGCTTCGTAAGCGGCGTCCCAAAAATGAAATCAGCCAGAGCACAGCCAGTATCCTCAGAGGAAAACAGCTACTCGTTCTCTCTCTTGGGTTAGATCGATCGCTCATCTCACTCCCCGTTGTCAGTTCTGCCATCAGTGGCGTTGAAGACGCCTTTTCCGAACTCGGAGTCCGTTTTCAAGTCGCACATATTCCGGATCTCCAGGCCGTTCCCGCTCATTTGGATTTTGACCAGATCGATGGTCTGTTTCTCATCGGAGCACTCCAGGGAAAAATGCTGATCGAATCAAACAGCACTCTCCTGAACCGTCTCTCGCAGATCCCTTCGGTCTGGCTCTTGGGACGCCCTGAAGGTTGCTGGGGCGATTGTGTCGGTGCGAATGATGTGCTCCTGGGCGCGAAAGCCGCCGACTTCCTGGCCGATCACGGGCACCACAACGTCGCCTTCCTAAGCCCCAAACCCGATCACCTGATTATGCAAAACCGAGAAACGGGCTTCGTTTCCCAAGCCGTACGACGCGGACTCAACGTGCAACGTTTTGTCGATCCTCCCTCGAAAGGCTGGACTCTGCCTGTCAAACCACCCCTCTCAACGGAAGCCGTGCAACATCTGGTCGATCAACTCTTGAAAGCCAAAACACGCCCCACAGCATTGTTCGCCGGTGCCGACAGTGTCGCAGCGGTCGTGTATGGTTCATTGGCCCGACGAGGAATCAAAGTAGGTGAAGAGATCAGCGTGATTTCAGGTAACAACGATCATGCCTTTATTACCGGCCTCTATCCACAACTCACCACGTTTGACATTCACGCCCATAACATCGGTCGCCTGGCTGTGCGTCAACTGGAAACCCGCCTGACCATGGGCAACACCATTGCCAACGTCGACTTAACCCTGGAACCGCACCTGACACCCGGCGAATCGGTTCGCCATCTCAACAGCTAA
- a CDS encoding MgtC/SapB family protein: protein MDWKLELMFAVRALVAAVLGGFIGWEREWHGREAGMRTYAAVALGSCVFALVSSHIPGAEPSRLASNIVTGIGFLGAGIILRDRGRTVGLTTAATIWSTAAVGTAVGFGMYLLATLTSLIIFGVLASHHVRGWKKSSGEGVEGTSAANEFDNNDSIER, encoded by the coding sequence ATGGATTGGAAATTAGAGTTAATGTTCGCAGTACGTGCTCTCGTCGCTGCGGTTTTGGGTGGTTTTATTGGTTGGGAACGCGAATGGCATGGACGCGAAGCCGGTATGCGGACTTACGCCGCGGTCGCGCTTGGCTCGTGCGTCTTTGCCTTGGTCTCGTCGCATATTCCCGGAGCGGAGCCGTCACGACTCGCTTCAAACATTGTGACCGGCATCGGTTTTTTGGGGGCTGGCATTATCCTGCGTGACCGTGGCCGGACCGTGGGACTGACGACTGCGGCGACCATTTGGTCGACTGCCGCCGTGGGGACTGCCGTCGGTTTTGGGATGTATCTGCTGGCGACGCTCACGTCCCTGATTATATTTGGCGTTCTCGCATCGCATCATGTTCGCGGCTGGAAAAAGTCCTCAGGAGAAGGTGTCGAAGGTACCTCAGCCGCCAATGAATTTGACAACAATGATTCTATTGAACGTTGA
- a CDS encoding sialidase family protein, protein MKPLLLFIGTITTALLATNLSLAEWNHPQTQKLPHQHLGPFLKLSKDSLLAPDDKQVLISQDAGKTWNAKPLYANPDQFQTSRERAIIKTRNGTIILAFMNLAEKKFHWDDSKGGPQSDCYLPAYIVRSTDGGQTWLPPQIIQDHSWCGAIRSMIQTKSGRIIVAVSKAIANPGRHVMQTYYSDDEGATWNHSNMIDLGGSGDHDGAMEGTIVELKDGRIYALIRTRFGRFWEAFSTDEGASWRTIRPSQIPASSSPAILQRLESGRIVMLWNRFRDPKRKRGRREELSLAFSDDECKTWSDPVIIARDLTPAGQKRENRVSYPYVTEVKPGELWITTMQGPVRLSLKEADFIAK, encoded by the coding sequence ATGAAGCCACTTTTACTTTTCATCGGCACTATCACCACAGCGTTACTTGCGACGAATCTGTCTCTCGCAGAATGGAATCATCCGCAGACACAAAAGCTGCCGCATCAACATCTGGGTCCCTTTCTGAAATTATCAAAAGACAGCCTGCTGGCGCCCGATGATAAACAGGTTTTGATCAGCCAGGATGCCGGCAAAACGTGGAACGCAAAACCGCTGTATGCCAACCCCGATCAGTTCCAGACCAGCCGGGAGCGCGCCATCATCAAAACGCGCAACGGAACCATCATCCTGGCCTTCATGAATCTGGCCGAGAAAAAATTCCATTGGGATGACAGCAAAGGAGGGCCGCAATCCGACTGCTACCTTCCCGCTTATATTGTGCGCAGTACCGATGGCGGTCAAACCTGGTTGCCTCCGCAGATTATTCAGGATCATAGCTGGTGCGGCGCCATTCGCAGCATGATTCAAACCAAATCGGGGCGCATCATTGTCGCCGTTTCCAAAGCCATCGCCAACCCGGGACGGCACGTGATGCAGACTTACTATTCAGACGATGAAGGCGCCACCTGGAATCACAGTAATATGATCGATCTGGGCGGTTCCGGCGATCACGACGGTGCAATGGAAGGCACGATTGTCGAATTGAAAGACGGCCGGATTTATGCATTGATCCGCACCCGATTCGGACGCTTCTGGGAAGCCTTCTCTACCGATGAAGGCGCTTCGTGGCGCACGATTCGTCCGTCCCAAATTCCTGCCAGCAGTTCCCCCGCAATTCTGCAACGACTGGAAAGCGGCCGGATCGTGATGCTCTGGAATCGCTTTCGTGATCCCAAGCGAAAGCGCGGACGCCGCGAAGAATTGTCCCTCGCGTTTTCCGATGACGAATGCAAAACCTGGAGCGACCCCGTCATCATCGCCCGCGATTTAACTCCCGCAGGACAGAAACGAGAAAACCGGGTCTCCTATCCCTATGTGACAGAAGTCAAACCAGGAGAGCTCTGGATCACCACTATGCAAGGCCCCGTTCGTTTGTCACTGAAGGAAGCGGATTTCATCGCAAAATAA
- a CDS encoding DUF1559 domain-containing protein, which translates to MLQINSEKRARGFTLIELLVVIAIIAILIAILLPAVQQAREAARRSSCKNNFKQVALALHNYHDTHSVFPMGAAISGGCSGYSGSHMFSWGVHILPYIDQANIYNNLNFSGSTPFVPANFTSSGCLSPVQPFLCPSNPQPDTIVNKAGAFAGALPDGMGRTDIGGVADSVSWKCNSGSGVRPTSVGNGVLYAISSVKMRDIIDGTSSTLLVGEITGSLSQTGLNGNSYTGYDVFDTSSGINSIDTVPGGGTFAFRPQGFSSYHVGGCHFTLCDGSVRFLSENIDQGTLSALTTRSGKEVVGEF; encoded by the coding sequence ATGTTACAGATCAACTCAGAGAAAAGAGCGCGTGGATTTACACTGATTGAATTGCTGGTGGTGATTGCCATTATTGCCATCCTGATTGCCATTTTACTACCAGCAGTGCAACAGGCGCGCGAAGCGGCACGCCGTTCTTCCTGCAAAAACAATTTCAAACAGGTGGCCCTGGCATTGCATAACTATCACGATACACACAGTGTCTTCCCGATGGGTGCCGCCATCAGTGGAGGCTGCAGCGGCTACTCAGGCAGCCACATGTTTTCCTGGGGTGTGCACATTCTGCCTTATATCGATCAGGCCAATATCTATAACAATCTCAATTTCTCTGGCTCAACTCCCTTCGTTCCCGCAAACTTCACTTCCAGCGGATGCCTTTCCCCCGTGCAGCCTTTTCTGTGTCCCAGTAATCCGCAACCCGATACCATCGTCAATAAAGCAGGCGCATTCGCGGGCGCCCTGCCAGATGGAATGGGAAGAACCGATATTGGAGGCGTTGCTGATTCTGTCAGTTGGAAATGCAACAGTGGCTCAGGCGTGCGTCCAACCTCCGTCGGCAACGGCGTGCTCTATGCCATCTCCAGCGTCAAAATGCGGGACATCATTGATGGCACCAGCAGTACGCTGCTCGTGGGCGAAATCACCGGCTCCCTTTCGCAGACAGGACTGAACGGCAATTCCTATACGGGCTATGATGTCTTTGACACCAGCAGTGGGATTAATAGTATCGACACCGTTCCCGGCGGTGGCACGTTCGCCTTCAGACCCCAGGGCTTTTCCAGCTACCACGTCGGCGGTTGCCATTTCACCTTATGCGATGGCTCCGTCCGCTTTCTCTCGGAAAATATCGATCAGGGTACACTGTCTGCCCTGACCACCCGCTCCGGGAAAGAAGTGGTCGGCGAGTTTTAA
- a CDS encoding FadR/GntR family transcriptional regulator, producing MDARPQESAKTLSAELADHLCERIRNDRLAPGDRLGTEADLADQFGVSRTVVREAIGSLRGLGVVTGRQGLGLCVAEADNFSSVLRKALVPQVASPQGWSELQQLRAVIEIGSISLAVELITAEEIIRLQTIVVEMQRVMQKINQDPTGTSKTYKELDCLFHQTILAASHGNFVKQFHGVLLDYFHAGDLYGHPPTSKGLRDHELIANAIADRDNDEATKLLTDHLKPQLKAPCE from the coding sequence ATGGATGCTCGTCCCCAGGAATCAGCAAAAACCTTAAGTGCTGAACTGGCCGATCACCTTTGCGAACGAATTCGGAACGACCGCCTCGCCCCCGGCGACCGTCTGGGAACGGAAGCCGATCTGGCAGATCAGTTTGGCGTCTCGCGCACTGTGGTTCGGGAAGCCATCGGGTCACTCAGAGGCTTGGGCGTGGTGACAGGACGCCAGGGACTTGGACTCTGTGTTGCAGAAGCCGATAACTTTTCTTCCGTTTTGAGAAAAGCACTCGTACCTCAAGTCGCCAGTCCCCAGGGATGGAGCGAATTACAACAGCTGCGAGCCGTCATCGAAATCGGTTCGATCTCACTGGCAGTAGAATTGATTACTGCCGAAGAAATTATTCGGCTGCAAACCATCGTCGTCGAGATGCAACGGGTCATGCAGAAGATCAATCAGGATCCCACCGGCACCAGTAAAACTTACAAGGAGCTGGACTGTCTGTTCCACCAGACCATTCTGGCCGCCTCGCACGGCAATTTTGTGAAACAGTTCCATGGCGTTCTACTGGATTACTTCCATGCAGGCGATTTGTACGGCCACCCTCCCACCAGCAAAGGGCTGCGGGATCACGAACTCATCGCCAATGCCATTGCAGACCGGGACAACGACGAAGCAACCAAACTCCTGACAGACCATTTGAAACCACAGTTAAAAGCCCCCTGTGAATAA
- a CDS encoding pyridoxal-phosphate dependent enzyme, whose product MDTNRFTLGEGQTPLLRSRHMGPSAGLDHLYFKLETINPTGSYKDRFAAAAITDMQAQGKTRMVTSSSGNAGSALAAYSAAAGMACQVAVFIGAPENKLKQMLAYGAQIWKIQDFGADPEITREAFEYLRHVGSAADAQLQISSYQYSPVSMMGVEAIGSELVSQSESMSRSIDHVFCCAGGGGLLLAIVRGFESALREKKIECLPAMHCVQPAGNNTIAGPLREGLDQAQPCHSTTAIGGLQVASVLDGDAVIAACRQTGGTGYLVDDETVFEVQSQLARQEGIFCEPAAAVSLAGVLQAAKAGKIQREETVVCVVTGTGFKDQAALDRMLASTVCPVVTLPEFIDLTT is encoded by the coding sequence ATGGATACGAATCGTTTCACATTAGGTGAAGGGCAAACGCCTCTCTTGCGTTCTCGTCATATGGGGCCAAGCGCGGGCCTCGATCATTTGTATTTCAAACTGGAAACAATCAATCCGACGGGGTCTTATAAAGATCGTTTTGCTGCTGCCGCGATTACCGATATGCAGGCGCAGGGCAAAACACGCATGGTGACTTCGTCCAGCGGGAATGCCGGTTCCGCGCTGGCGGCTTACAGTGCTGCCGCCGGTATGGCGTGCCAGGTGGCTGTGTTTATTGGCGCTCCAGAAAATAAGTTGAAACAGATGCTGGCCTACGGTGCTCAAATCTGGAAGATTCAGGATTTTGGAGCCGACCCGGAAATTACCCGAGAGGCCTTTGAGTATCTCAGGCACGTAGGTTCGGCGGCGGATGCGCAGCTTCAGATCAGCAGTTATCAATATAGTCCCGTCAGTATGATGGGAGTGGAAGCCATTGGTTCAGAACTGGTAAGTCAATCGGAGTCGATGTCGCGGTCGATCGATCATGTCTTCTGTTGCGCTGGGGGCGGGGGACTACTGCTGGCGATTGTGCGGGGCTTTGAATCTGCGCTGCGGGAGAAAAAAATCGAGTGTCTGCCTGCCATGCACTGTGTTCAGCCGGCGGGAAACAATACGATCGCTGGTCCGTTACGCGAGGGATTAGATCAGGCGCAGCCCTGTCACAGTACAACGGCAATCGGTGGACTGCAGGTGGCCAGTGTACTTGACGGAGACGCTGTGATAGCCGCCTGCCGGCAGACGGGGGGCACCGGTTATCTCGTCGACGATGAAACGGTTTTTGAGGTGCAGTCCCAACTGGCACGTCAGGAAGGCATCTTCTGTGAACCGGCGGCTGCGGTTTCCCTGGCAGGCGTTCTGCAGGCGGCCAAAGCAGGCAAAATTCAACGCGAGGAGACAGTGGTCTGTGTCGTAACAGGGACCGGGTTTAAAGACCAGGCTGCCCTCGATCGTATGTTGGCTTCGACAGTTTGTCCGGTCGTCACACTGCCTGAATTTATTGATCTGACTACTTAA
- a CDS encoding dihydrodipicolinate synthase family protein, whose amino-acid sequence MSSIKMITALGTPLTPEEELHIPGLEAHIHDQLAHGINGFLVAGTMGLMQLLTESTYRQLVEQSVHFNAGKAELLVGVGDTSFVRTRDRIRMVEQFDIDGVVALAPFFLKYSQEDLVDYYLSLAELSSKPLYLYDLPQTTGTKLEVETVLKLAEHPNIHGIKCSDHFVTIRPVLDMMGDEFRVIVAQPNLMDVLLRSGVREHLDGIYGLVPEWIEKMVAATETENWTELALIQQDLSALLRLLVTPPAPLFSTVTAILNMRGIPGNFAPRPMRPLTAGEQTQLAEHPLIQKVFAGKTISSVDV is encoded by the coding sequence ATGAGTTCAATCAAGATGATTACTGCACTGGGAACACCATTGACGCCCGAGGAAGAATTGCATATTCCGGGGCTGGAAGCGCATATTCATGATCAGTTGGCACATGGCATCAATGGATTCTTAGTCGCCGGGACAATGGGGTTGATGCAGTTGCTCACGGAATCGACGTATCGGCAACTGGTCGAACAGAGTGTGCACTTCAATGCCGGCAAAGCGGAATTACTGGTGGGGGTCGGCGATACGAGTTTCGTGCGGACTCGCGATCGCATTCGTATGGTCGAGCAATTTGATATTGATGGCGTGGTCGCATTGGCTCCTTTTTTCCTCAAATACAGTCAGGAAGATCTGGTTGATTATTATCTGTCACTGGCCGAATTGAGTTCCAAACCGCTGTATCTGTATGACCTGCCTCAGACAACGGGGACGAAGCTGGAAGTGGAAACGGTGTTGAAGTTGGCAGAGCATCCGAATATTCATGGCATCAAATGTTCGGATCATTTTGTCACGATTCGGCCCGTGCTGGATATGATGGGAGATGAGTTTCGCGTGATTGTGGCACAACCGAATTTAATGGATGTTCTGTTGCGGTCCGGTGTCCGCGAACATCTGGACGGGATTTATGGTCTGGTGCCAGAATGGATTGAAAAGATGGTCGCGGCGACTGAGACAGAGAACTGGACCGAGTTGGCGTTGATTCAACAGGACCTGTCGGCACTGTTGCGACTTCTGGTCACCCCTCCCGCACCGCTGTTTTCGACAGTCACGGCGATTTTAAACATGCGGGGCATTCCCGGTAATTTTGCGCCTCGTCCGATGCGTCCTTTGACCGCGGGTGAGCAGACTCAGCTTGCCGAACATCCTCTCATTCAGAAGGTCTTCGCCGGGAAAACCATTTCTTCTGTCGATGTTTAA